Proteins from a genomic interval of Panthera tigris isolate Pti1 chromosome A2, P.tigris_Pti1_mat1.1, whole genome shotgun sequence:
- the LOC102954763 gene encoding serine protease 44-like, whose amino-acid sequence MASPGGGSLGLLLWLLLFQPRLGGAQGESAPSPPSPSPSGGGREDRHESVSRVGGSSATPVPQEAAASPQVAAVTPVDPGSYRAAAIPQPAARSLFPAGCGHRSMRIVGGIPAPERKWPWQVSLQIKDKHTCGGSLIASRWVLTAAHCIFGHVEYTVKMGDIHVNHTSRMAIQVPVRDIVVHKYYNPVGSIENDIALILLEFPVNFSSHIRPVCLPEKMFMVEAGMECWVTGWGKRKETDKPEDAPEQLQEAKLNIVRYEECNRALKEQMESGSDLVKKGAVCAYSSRGKDTCQGDSGGPMACEFNETWVQVGIVSWGFGCGRRNFPGVYTEVSFYKDWVIDHLSQACCWDSADFFILLCVVLPLGILVAP is encoded by the exons ATGGCGTCCCCGGGTGGTGGCTCCCTTGGCCTCTTGCTCTGGCTCCTGCTCTTCCAGCCGCGGCTTGGTGGGGCGCAGGGCGAGTCGGCGCCGTCCCCACCCTCCCCGTCCCCCTCGGGGGGCGGCCGCGAGGACCGCCACGAGAGCGTGTCGAGGGTTGGGGGATCTTCTGCGACCCCCGTGCCCCAAGAGGCTGCCGCTTCCCCACAGGTGGCAGCGGTCACCCCCGTTGACCCTGGTTCCTACAGGGCTGCGGCCATTCCTCAGCCAGCAGCAAGGTCGCTGTTTCCTGCAG GATGCGGCCACAGGTCTATGAGGATAGTTGGTGGAATACCCGCCCCAGAGAGGAAGTGGCCCTGGCAGGTGAGCCTGCAGATCAAGGATAAACACACGTGCGGAGGCTCCCTCATTGCCAGCCGGTGGGTGCTGACCGCTGCCCACTGCATATTTGG CCACGTGGAGTACACCGTGAAGATGGGAGACATCCACGTGAACCATACCTCCAGGATGGCCATCCAGGTGCCGGTCCGGGACATCGTTGTCCACAAATATTACAATCCTGTTGGAAGCATTGAGAATGACATTGCCCTCATCCTGCTGGAGTTCCCTGTGAATTTTTCCTCGCACATCCGGCCCGTGTGCCTccctgaaaagatgttcatggTGGAAGCTGGTATGGAGTGCTGGGTGACCGGATGGGGAAAACGAAAAGAAACAG ATAAACCCGAAGATGCTCCGGAACAACTTCAGGAGGCCAAGCTAAACATTGTACGTTACGAGGAGTGCAATAGGGCACTCAAGGAACAGATGGAAAGTGGTAGTGACCTAGTGAAAAAAGGGGCTGTCTGTGCTTACAGTTCCCGAGGAAAGGACACCTGCCAG gGAGATTCTGGGGGCCCCATGGCCTGTGAATTTAATGAAACATGGGTCCAGGTGGGGATTGTGAGCTGGGGCTTTGGCTGTGGTCGCAGAAATTTTCCCGGAGTTTATACAGAAGTTAGTTTCTACAAGGACTGGGTCATTGATCACTTGAGTCAGGCTTGCTGTTGGGACTCTGCAGACTTCTTCATACTTCTGTGCGTGGTGCTGCCCCTGGGCATCCTGGTGGCCCCGTGA
- the LOC122236640 gene encoding putative serine protease 42 isoform X1, whose protein sequence is MASPTGGSPGLLLWLLLLQPQLSGARGRLAPSPLSPSPLGGGHEDPDATVWRVAGPSTPPEPQESVPVSQLVGLIPGCGQVNAKILGGQEAEDGKWPWQVSVRIRGKHVCGGSLITQQWVLTAGHCILSRFHYDVKMGDRSVYKEITSVLVPVRDIIVHPQLSVVGTIQKDLALLQLLYPVNFTMTIQPICIPQKTFRVEAGTTCWVTGWGRKEEYGGDLITSVLHEVDQDIIHHEKCNEMIQKAMKTTRDVVLEGMLCGYKGAGKDSCQGDSGGPLVCKFKDTWVQVGLVSWGLGCGRGNVPGVYTDIAAYSKWIVEVINRAASLYPVVFLIPLLCLVLPLGILVAP, encoded by the exons ATGGCGTCCCCCACTGGCGGCTCCCCGGGCCTCCTACTCTGGCTCCTGCTCCTCCAGCCACAGCTCAGTGGGGCGCGGGGCAGGTTGGCGCCATCCCCACTCTCCCCTTCGCCCTTGGGAGGCGGCCACGAGGACCCCGATGCCACCGTGTGGAGGGTTGCGGGACCGTCTACGCCCCCCGAGCCCCAAGAATCTGTCCCAGTCTCCCAGTTGGTGGGATTGATCCCAG GGTGTGGCCAGGTAAATGCGAAAATCTTGGGAGGACAGGAGGCTGAAGACGGGAAGTGGCCCTGGCAGGTGAGCGTGAGGATCAGAGGCAAGCACGTGTGCGGAGGTTCCCTCATCACACAGCAGTGGGTACTGACTGCAGGCCACTGTATTTTAAG CCGTTTCCACTATGATGTCAAAATGGGAGATCGGAGTGTCTATAAAGAAATTACAAGTGTGTTGGTCCCCGTCCGAGACATCATTGTCCACCCTCAGCTCTCAGTAGTTGGAACCATTCAAAAGGACCTTGCCCTTCTCCAGCTCCTCTACCCTGTAAACTTCACCATGACCATCCAGCCTATATGCATCCCTCAGAAGACTTTCCGGGTGGAAGCTGGGACCACGTGCTGGGTGACCGGTTGGGGCAGAAAAGAAGAATATG GTGGCGACCTTATTACCTCTGTTCTCCATGAGGTCGACCAAGACATCATCCACCATGAAAAATGTAATGAGATGATTCAGAAAGCCATGAAAACAACTAGGGATGTCGTATTGGAAGGAATGCTCTGTGGCTATAAAGGTGCAGGAAAGGATTCGTGTCAG GGAGACTCTGGGGGTCCTTTGGTCTGTAAATTTAAGGACACATGGGTCCAGGTGGGACTCGTGAGCTGGGGCTTAGGCTGTGGTCGTGGAAATGTGCCTGGAGTTTATACAGACATTGCTGCCTACTCTAAGTGGATAGTTGAAGTGATAAACCGGGCTGCCTCTTTGTATCCAGTGGTGTTCCTCATTCCACTTCTGTGCCTGGTGCTGCCCCTGGGCATCCTCGTGGCCCCGTGA
- the LOC122236640 gene encoding serine protease 42-like isoform X2, giving the protein MRRPVHLPPRGEPRRGAVPAGSWRPPLAAPRASYSGSCSSSHSSVGRGAGCGQVNAKILGGQEAEDGKWPWQVSVRIRGKHVCGGSLITQQWVLTAGHCILSRFHYDVKMGDRSVYKEITSVLVPVRDIIVHPQLSVVGTIQKDLALLQLLYPVNFTMTIQPICIPQKTFRVEAGTTCWVTGWGRKEEYGGDLITSVLHEVDQDIIHHEKCNEMIQKAMKTTRDVVLEGMLCGYKGAGKDSCQGDSGGPLVCKFKDTWVQVGLVSWGLGCGRGNVPGVYTDIAAYSKWIVEVINRAASLYPVVFLIPLLCLVLPLGILVAP; this is encoded by the exons ATGCGCAGACCCGTCCACCTGCCTCCGCGAGGGGAGCCGCGAAGGGGCGCCGTACCAGCCGGCTCATGGCGTCCCCCACTGGCGGCTCCCCGGGCCTCCTACTCTGGCTCCTGCTCCTCCAGCCACAGCTCAGTGGGGCGCGGGGCAG GGTGTGGCCAGGTAAATGCGAAAATCTTGGGAGGACAGGAGGCTGAAGACGGGAAGTGGCCCTGGCAGGTGAGCGTGAGGATCAGAGGCAAGCACGTGTGCGGAGGTTCCCTCATCACACAGCAGTGGGTACTGACTGCAGGCCACTGTATTTTAAG CCGTTTCCACTATGATGTCAAAATGGGAGATCGGAGTGTCTATAAAGAAATTACAAGTGTGTTGGTCCCCGTCCGAGACATCATTGTCCACCCTCAGCTCTCAGTAGTTGGAACCATTCAAAAGGACCTTGCCCTTCTCCAGCTCCTCTACCCTGTAAACTTCACCATGACCATCCAGCCTATATGCATCCCTCAGAAGACTTTCCGGGTGGAAGCTGGGACCACGTGCTGGGTGACCGGTTGGGGCAGAAAAGAAGAATATG GTGGCGACCTTATTACCTCTGTTCTCCATGAGGTCGACCAAGACATCATCCACCATGAAAAATGTAATGAGATGATTCAGAAAGCCATGAAAACAACTAGGGATGTCGTATTGGAAGGAATGCTCTGTGGCTATAAAGGTGCAGGAAAGGATTCGTGTCAG GGAGACTCTGGGGGTCCTTTGGTCTGTAAATTTAAGGACACATGGGTCCAGGTGGGACTCGTGAGCTGGGGCTTAGGCTGTGGTCGTGGAAATGTGCCTGGAGTTTATACAGACATTGCTGCCTACTCTAAGTGGATAGTTGAAGTGATAAACCGGGCTGCCTCTTTGTATCCAGTGGTGTTCCTCATTCCACTTCTGTGCCTGGTGCTGCCCCTGGGCATCCTCGTGGCCCCGTGA